The following proteins are co-located in the Candidatus Binatia bacterium genome:
- a CDS encoding ribose-phosphate pyrophosphokinase, with the protein MTQNPLIFCGNSNPQLAEEIAKRLRLHVGKALVSEFKNEETRVEIGENVRGSEVFVVQSICKAPNGKGVNDAVMELLLMIDALRRASAARITAVIPYYGYAKQDKKTKGREPISAKVIANLLKITGAKRIVTMDLHAAQIQGFFDIPVDNLMAMPVLCNYLKKEGLCDDKIVVVSPDAGGVHRAELFAKRLNSSLAIVFKRRPVPDVAEVTDIVGDVAGRVAVVVDDMISTGGTLAKAAEAIKARGATRVFTVASHGLFAGEAIDVLEQSEIEKILVTNTVPFEDVAQHPKFVQLSIAQIFADAISRITTNRSISELFAGDEAPEPIVGAAEVVAAV; encoded by the coding sequence ATGACTCAGAACCCCCTGATCTTCTGCGGAAACTCCAATCCGCAGCTGGCAGAGGAGATCGCCAAGCGCCTGCGGCTTCACGTCGGCAAGGCGCTGGTTTCCGAGTTCAAAAACGAAGAGACGCGAGTCGAGATCGGCGAGAACGTCCGCGGCTCGGAAGTCTTCGTCGTCCAGTCCATCTGCAAAGCTCCCAACGGCAAAGGCGTCAACGACGCCGTGATGGAGTTGCTGCTGATGATCGACGCGCTGCGCCGGGCGTCGGCAGCGCGCATCACCGCCGTGATTCCGTATTACGGATACGCAAAACAAGACAAGAAGACGAAAGGCCGCGAACCGATCTCGGCCAAGGTGATCGCGAACCTGCTCAAGATCACCGGCGCGAAGCGCATCGTCACGATGGATTTGCACGCCGCTCAGATCCAAGGCTTCTTCGACATTCCGGTCGACAACTTGATGGCGATGCCCGTGCTCTGCAACTACCTCAAGAAAGAGGGCCTCTGCGACGACAAGATCGTCGTCGTCTCGCCCGACGCCGGCGGCGTGCATCGCGCCGAACTTTTCGCCAAGCGGCTGAACAGCTCGCTCGCAATCGTCTTTAAGCGGCGGCCGGTGCCCGACGTTGCCGAGGTGACCGACATCGTCGGCGACGTCGCCGGACGCGTCGCGGTCGTCGTGGACGACATGATCTCGACGGGCGGCACGCTCGCCAAAGCCGCCGAGGCGATCAAGGCCCGCGGCGCGACGCGCGTCTTCACCGTCGCCTCGCACGGTCTCTTCGCCGGAGAGGCGATCGACGTGCTCGAGCAGTCGGAGATCGAGAAGATCCTCGTCACCAACACCGTCCCGTTCGAGGATGTCGCGCAGCATCCGAAGTTCGTCCAGCTCTCGATCGCGCAGATCTTCGCCGACGCGATCAGCCGCATCACGACCAACCGCTCGATCTCCGAGCTCTTCGCGGGCGACGAGGCGCCCGAGCCGATCGTCGGGGCGGCGGAAGTCGTAGCGGCCGTCTAG
- a CDS encoding HAD family hydrolase, producing the protein MEPRVTPSGVEAGIEIVLFDLDDTLHDDTYAYQSAADEVAREVAAEHGIDALALKAAYIAEAEGFWHRLTADDLKVKLANLRASMWQTALDSVGAGDDPALAQRSAERYNAYRVKYFTLFPGAIDVLRALRERGMKLGIVTNGLSETHREKIALLQIGEYFDAIFLSDEVGMVKPDPLLFAHACRTLGGSPARSAMVGDRYDRDIRGAMKAGLYTIWLNVRDEPLPAGAEPPDATCGTLAQAGRILLEPAAVS; encoded by the coding sequence GTGGAACCCCGCGTCACCCCGAGCGGCGTCGAAGCGGGTATCGAAATCGTCCTCTTCGACTTGGACGATACGCTGCACGACGACACCTACGCCTATCAGAGCGCCGCCGATGAGGTGGCGCGCGAGGTGGCGGCGGAGCACGGGATCGACGCGCTCGCGCTCAAGGCGGCATACATCGCCGAGGCCGAGGGTTTCTGGCACCGGCTTACCGCCGACGACCTGAAGGTAAAGCTCGCGAACCTCCGCGCGAGCATGTGGCAGACGGCGTTGGATAGCGTCGGCGCGGGCGACGATCCCGCGCTCGCGCAGCGGAGCGCGGAACGATACAACGCCTATCGGGTCAAGTACTTCACGCTCTTTCCGGGCGCGATCGACGTGCTGCGCGCGCTGCGCGAGCGCGGCATGAAGCTCGGTATCGTAACGAACGGGCTCTCCGAGACGCACCGCGAGAAGATCGCGCTGCTCCAGATCGGCGAGTACTTCGACGCGATCTTTCTCTCCGACGAGGTCGGCATGGTCAAGCCCGACCCGCTGCTCTTCGCTCACGCTTGCCGAACGCTCGGCGGATCCCCCGCGCGCAGCGCGATGGTCGGCGACCGCTACGACCGCGACATCCGCGGCGCGATGAAGGCCGGACTCTACACGATCTGGCTCAACGTCCGCGACGAGCCCCTGCCGGCGGGCGCCGAGCCCCCCGACGCGACCTGCGGCACGCTCGCACAGGCGGGGCGCATACTTCTGGAGCCCGCCGCGGTTTCCTAA
- the uvrB gene encoding excinuclease ABC subunit UvrB — protein sequence MAQEFTLVSPFALAGDQPAATDALARGVARGDREQTLLGVTGSGKTMAMARTIELVQKPTLVLCHNKTLAAQLCAEFREFFPRNAVEYFVSYFDYYQPEAYVPSTDTYIEKDSSINDEIERLRHSATQSLLTRRDTLIVASVSCIFGLGSPSDYMEMSARVRVGDAIDRDVLLRKLVDMQYRRNDLNLVRGTFRVRGDTLEFVGVDEELVHRIGFFGDEVEAINVVNMLTGEYVESKDELLIFPAKHFITPEEKLRRAIVSIEAELEERLAYFRRHGKLLEAQRLEMRTRYDLDMLREVGYCNGIENYSRHLTGREAGSTPWCLIDFFPKDWMLFVDESHVTLPQVRGMYAGDRSRKQILVEHGFRLPSALDNRPLTYAEFDEHISQAIYVSATPRNYERERSSQVVEMIIRPTGLVDPEVEVRPTRNQVDDLMEEIRQRAERRERVLVTTLTKKMAEDLTDYLIENGLRVRYLHSEVDTLERVAILRDLRAGVFDVLVGINLLREGLDLPEVSLVGILDADKESYLRDSTSLIQTIGRASRNVDGKVIMYADVVTESMARAIGETRRRREMQVEYNRERGIEPRSVRKQIHDILSMVGATQENKAKLKLDRLPREVATKMARDLERQMRDAAAGLEFEKAAALRDELIELRRQIGGNESILFGGKAPKIFDKALAELVES from the coding sequence GTGGCTCAAGAGTTCACCCTCGTTTCGCCCTTTGCGCTGGCCGGCGATCAGCCGGCCGCGACGGACGCGCTCGCCCGCGGGGTCGCGCGCGGCGACCGCGAGCAGACGCTGCTCGGCGTCACGGGGAGCGGCAAGACGATGGCGATGGCGCGGACGATCGAGCTCGTGCAGAAGCCGACGCTCGTGCTCTGCCACAACAAGACGCTCGCGGCCCAGCTCTGCGCCGAGTTCCGCGAGTTCTTCCCGCGCAACGCCGTCGAGTACTTCGTCTCGTACTTCGACTACTATCAGCCCGAAGCGTACGTGCCATCCACCGACACCTACATCGAGAAGGACAGCTCGATCAACGACGAGATCGAGCGCCTGCGGCACTCGGCGACGCAGTCGCTGCTGACGCGCCGCGACACGCTCATCGTCGCCTCGGTCTCCTGCATCTTCGGATTGGGCTCGCCTTCGGACTACATGGAGATGTCGGCTCGCGTGCGGGTCGGGGATGCGATCGACCGCGACGTCCTGCTGCGCAAACTCGTCGACATGCAGTACCGGCGCAACGACCTCAACCTCGTCCGCGGCACGTTCCGCGTGCGCGGCGACACGCTCGAGTTCGTCGGCGTGGACGAAGAGCTCGTCCACCGGATCGGCTTCTTCGGCGACGAGGTCGAGGCGATCAACGTCGTCAACATGCTCACCGGCGAGTACGTCGAGAGCAAGGACGAACTGCTTATCTTTCCGGCAAAGCATTTCATCACGCCGGAAGAGAAGCTGCGGCGCGCGATCGTCTCGATCGAGGCCGAACTCGAGGAGCGCCTCGCCTACTTCCGCCGCCACGGCAAGCTGCTCGAAGCGCAGCGTCTCGAGATGCGCACCCGCTACGACCTCGACATGCTGCGCGAGGTCGGCTACTGCAACGGGATCGAGAACTACTCGCGCCATCTCACCGGCCGCGAGGCGGGCTCGACGCCGTGGTGTCTCATCGATTTCTTTCCGAAGGATTGGATGCTCTTCGTCGACGAGTCGCACGTCACGCTTCCGCAGGTCCGCGGCATGTACGCGGGCGACCGGTCGCGCAAGCAGATCCTCGTCGAACACGGCTTCCGGCTGCCGAGCGCGCTCGACAACCGGCCGCTGACGTATGCCGAGTTCGACGAGCACATCTCGCAGGCGATCTACGTCTCGGCGACGCCTCGCAACTACGAGCGCGAGCGCAGCTCGCAGGTCGTCGAGATGATCATTCGCCCGACGGGGCTCGTCGATCCGGAAGTCGAGGTGCGGCCGACGCGCAATCAGGTGGACGACCTGATGGAGGAGATTCGGCAACGCGCCGAGCGCCGCGAGCGCGTTCTCGTGACGACCCTCACGAAGAAGATGGCCGAAGACCTCACCGATTACTTGATCGAGAACGGTTTGCGCGTGCGGTACCTGCACAGCGAGGTGGATACGCTCGAGCGCGTCGCGATTCTCCGCGATCTGCGCGCCGGCGTCTTCGACGTGCTCGTCGGCATCAATCTGCTGCGCGAGGGCCTCGATCTGCCCGAGGTCTCGCTCGTCGGGATCCTCGACGCCGACAAGGAGAGCTATCTTCGCGACAGCACCTCGCTGATTCAGACGATCGGCCGCGCCTCTCGAAACGTTGACGGCAAGGTGATCATGTACGCCGACGTCGTCACGGAATCCATGGCGCGCGCGATCGGCGAGACGCGCCGGCGGCGCGAGATGCAGGTCGAGTACAATCGAGAACGCGGCATCGAGCCGAGGTCCGTGCGCAAGCAGATTCACGACATCCTCAGCATGGTCGGCGCGACGCAGGAGAACAAGGCGAAGCTCAAGCTCGACCGCCTGCCGCGCGAGGTGGCGACGAAGATGGCGCGGGACCTCGAACGGCAGATGCGCGACGCAGCGGCCGGGCTCGAGTTCGAGAAGGCGGCCGCGCTGCGCGACGAGCTCATCGAGTTGCGCAGGCAAATCGGCGGGAACGAGTCGATCCTCTTCGGAGGAAAGGCGCCGAAGATTTTCGACAAGGCGTTGGCCGAACTCGTCGAATCATAA
- a CDS encoding 50S ribosomal protein L25, with amino-acid sequence MAKKELNLAVERREKVGTTGSQALRAAGKIPAVLYGHGVVPEHLALDAHAFGELLHHAGRNAIITLTEGSRKHQTAFVREIQRHPVSRRIVHADLQRVSADEEIDARLAIVTVGVAEGVRNAGAVMDVITHELEVAGPANQIPENIEIDVTELGIHEHVTAGEIKLPAGFKLLTPPETVVVAIEASRTARELEEAAATPEAPAEPEVIGAAETPAPEAQ; translated from the coding sequence GTGGCTAAGAAAGAATTGAACCTCGCCGTCGAGCGGCGCGAAAAGGTCGGCACGACCGGCTCGCAGGCGCTGCGCGCGGCCGGGAAGATCCCGGCGGTGCTCTACGGACACGGCGTCGTCCCCGAACATCTCGCCCTCGACGCGCACGCGTTCGGCGAGCTGCTCCATCACGCCGGGCGCAACGCGATCATCACGCTCACCGAGGGCTCGCGAAAGCACCAGACCGCGTTCGTCCGCGAGATCCAGCGCCATCCCGTGTCGCGACGCATCGTCCACGCCGACCTGCAGCGCGTCTCGGCCGACGAGGAGATCGACGCGCGGCTTGCGATCGTCACGGTCGGCGTTGCCGAGGGCGTCCGCAACGCGGGCGCGGTGATGGACGTGATCACGCACGAGCTCGAGGTCGCCGGACCTGCGAATCAAATTCCCGAGAACATCGAGATCGACGTAACCGAGCTCGGCATCCACGAGCACGTGACCGCCGGCGAAATTAAGCTGCCGGCCGGTTTCAAACTGCTCACGCCGCCCGAGACGGTCGTCGTTGCAATCGAGGCATCGCGCACGGCGCGCGAACTCGAAGAGGCGGCGGCGACGCCCGAAGCGCCGGCGGAGCCTGAAGTCATCGGCGCGGCCGAGACTCCCGCTCCGGAGGCGCAATAG